The following proteins come from a genomic window of Solwaraspora sp. WMMA2065:
- a CDS encoding DUF4440 domain-containing protein, with product MSEQETAEIAAAIGDMYDAFLAGDRVRFDRHLHADVTTWETHLPGPLRTRDQLDAYRERRDAAGARPVLDRLAPEDLRIDVWGDAAVARYVLVAVPAGGGPAEHSRVTDVLRRTGDGWRIVHHHSELVRHPAGPAREPALEPAGGPA from the coding sequence ATGTCCGAGCAGGAGACCGCCGAGATCGCGGCGGCGATCGGCGACATGTACGACGCGTTCCTCGCCGGCGACCGGGTCCGCTTCGACCGGCACCTGCACGCCGACGTGACCACCTGGGAGACCCACCTGCCCGGCCCGCTGCGCACCCGCGACCAGCTGGACGCCTACCGGGAGCGACGCGACGCAGCCGGGGCCCGGCCGGTGCTGGACCGGCTGGCCCCCGAGGACCTGCGGATCGACGTGTGGGGCGACGCCGCGGTGGCCCGCTACGTGCTGGTCGCGGTGCCGGCCGGCGGCGGGCCGGCCGAACACAGCCGGGTCACCGACGTCCTGCGCCGCACCGGCGACGGCTGGCGGATCGTGCACCACCACTCCGAACTGGTCCGCCACCCGGCGGGACCGGCCCGCGAACCCGCCCTCGAACCGGCCGGCGGCCCGGCATGA
- a CDS encoding LLM class flavin-dependent oxidoreductase: protein MAVEIGLGLQSDKRAGDYARLARAAEAYGFDVLSVFGDLMYQPPIFPLLEMAAATGRVRLGTACLNPYSMAPYEIAGQLAALDLASHGRAYLGLARGTWLGAVGIEQPRPLTVLAEAAEVIRRLLRGDTAGFDGRVFRLAPETALRYAVQRPDPPLLLGAWGPRGAALAGRIADEIKVGGSANPDMVPVIRDRLRPGADAAGRSVDDVGIVFGAVTVVDTDGAAARAKARTEVAMYLAVVADLDPTVTVPDDLLAQVKSLVAAGRDVDAGRLVPDDLLDRFAFSGTPGQVAAQAQALIDAGVRRVEFGTPHGLTDDRGVELLGNAVLPLLRREASR, encoded by the coding sequence GTGGCTGTGGAAATCGGACTCGGCCTGCAGAGCGACAAACGCGCCGGCGACTACGCCCGGCTGGCCCGCGCCGCCGAGGCGTACGGCTTCGACGTGCTGAGCGTCTTCGGTGACCTGATGTACCAGCCGCCGATCTTCCCGCTGCTGGAGATGGCCGCCGCCACCGGACGGGTCCGGCTCGGCACCGCCTGCCTCAACCCGTACTCGATGGCGCCGTACGAGATCGCCGGCCAGCTCGCCGCCCTCGACCTGGCCTCGCACGGGCGGGCCTACCTGGGGCTGGCCCGCGGCACCTGGCTGGGCGCGGTCGGCATCGAGCAGCCGCGTCCGTTGACCGTGCTCGCCGAGGCCGCCGAGGTGATCCGTCGGTTGCTGCGCGGCGACACCGCCGGTTTCGACGGCAGGGTGTTCCGGCTGGCCCCGGAGACCGCCCTGCGGTACGCCGTACAGCGTCCGGACCCGCCGCTGCTGCTCGGCGCCTGGGGGCCACGCGGTGCCGCGCTCGCCGGCCGGATCGCCGACGAGATCAAAGTCGGCGGCAGCGCCAACCCGGACATGGTCCCGGTGATCCGCGACCGGCTGCGTCCCGGCGCCGACGCCGCCGGCCGGTCCGTCGACGACGTCGGCATCGTGTTCGGCGCGGTGACCGTGGTGGACACCGACGGCGCGGCGGCGCGGGCGAAGGCCCGCACCGAGGTGGCGATGTACCTGGCGGTGGTCGCCGACCTGGACCCGACCGTCACCGTGCCGGACGACCTGCTGGCGCAGGTCAAGTCGCTGGTGGCAGCCGGCCGCGACGTCGACGCCGGCCGGCTGGTGCCCGACGACCTGCTGGACCGGTTCGCCTTCTCCGGCACCCCCGGGCAGGTCGCCGCCCAGGCGCAGGCGCTGATCGACGCCGGGGTGCGTCGGGTCGAGTTCGGCACCCCGCACGGGCTCACCGACGACCGTGGCGTCGAGCTGCTCGGCAACGCGGTGCTGCCGCTGCTACGTAGGGAGGCTTCCCGATGA
- a CDS encoding NADPH:quinone oxidoreductase family protein encodes MRRLIATGYGEPDQVLTVADLPDDPPPGPGQVRIAVAMVGLNFLDVMLCRGEYPVRPAPPFTPGVELAGRVVATGAGVEALADTDVVACPALPHGALGETVTIDAALAVPRPAGIDPVVAAAVPVTYQTAWFALDRAAVRPGETVLVHAGAGGVGIAATQLAAARGARVICTAGGPAKTALCRDNGADVAVDYLAGDFVEAVRDATGGAGADVIVDPVGGDVFTRSLDCLAFEGRLVAVGAAGGNPPPVDPMRLIAGNHTLVGLSWGSTYPWTRPDAVAQAYQRIFELIAAGTVRPPVNRVVDLAGTPAALADLADRRTTGKIIVRIDPREQP; translated from the coding sequence ATGAGACGGCTGATCGCCACCGGGTACGGCGAACCCGACCAGGTGCTCACCGTCGCCGACCTGCCCGACGACCCACCACCCGGCCCCGGCCAGGTCCGGATCGCCGTCGCCATGGTCGGGCTGAACTTCCTCGACGTGATGCTCTGCCGGGGCGAGTACCCGGTCCGCCCGGCGCCGCCGTTCACCCCCGGCGTGGAACTGGCCGGCCGGGTCGTGGCCACCGGCGCCGGCGTCGAAGCGCTCGCCGACACCGACGTGGTGGCCTGCCCGGCGCTGCCGCACGGCGCGCTCGGCGAGACCGTCACCATCGACGCGGCGCTCGCCGTACCGCGTCCGGCGGGCATCGACCCGGTCGTCGCCGCCGCCGTCCCGGTCACCTACCAGACCGCCTGGTTCGCGCTGGACCGCGCCGCGGTCCGGCCCGGTGAGACGGTGCTGGTGCACGCTGGGGCCGGCGGCGTCGGCATCGCCGCCACGCAGCTGGCCGCCGCCCGGGGTGCCCGGGTGATCTGCACCGCCGGCGGGCCGGCGAAGACCGCGCTGTGCCGCGACAACGGCGCCGACGTCGCCGTCGACTACCTGGCCGGCGACTTCGTCGAGGCGGTCCGCGACGCCACCGGCGGCGCCGGCGCGGACGTGATCGTCGACCCGGTCGGCGGGGACGTGTTCACCCGGTCACTGGACTGCCTGGCGTTCGAGGGCCGGCTCGTCGCGGTCGGCGCGGCCGGCGGCAACCCGCCACCGGTGGACCCGATGCGGCTGATCGCCGGCAACCACACCCTGGTCGGGCTCTCCTGGGGCTCGACGTACCCGTGGACCCGGCCGGACGCGGTCGCCCAGGCGTACCAGCGGATCTTCGAACTGATCGCGGCCGGCACGGTCCGGCCCCCGGTGAACCGGGTCGTCGACCTGGCCGGCACCCCGGCCGCGCTCGCCGACCTGGCCGACCGGCGCACCACCGGAAAGATCATCGTCCGGATCGACCCGAGGGAGCAACCATGA
- a CDS encoding hydantoinase B/oxoprolinase family protein: protein MSTLDGATAEVVRSYLISAAEEMRATLIRTSFNPVIYEVHDFGMSMYDGDLRLIAEATGLTFFLGANDFSLAKGVEYVGRENLHRGDIVLLNYPYWNAAHASDATLFAPVFMPDPADADPDADGDLVGFLCVRAHWMDLGAKDPGYVLDSTDIHQEGLIFPGTKVVSRGEPVHEIHELIRFNSRMPAEVLGDLHAQIAALRTGERRLLEILAKFGRPTVAAAVDAIIADGEARSRAALAALPQGSWTATDWVDDDGITEEPVKMQVTVTIADGTFTVDFAGSSPAVPGPINMPYGATEAICKVILKSLTSPDQPSNAGTIAPLRVRAEPGSLFHAVYPQPTFTLWTGIVAVELILKALAQGMPDRLPASSGGDVPGFMMVGIHPDTGQLFAVSNNDPVGWGGTREHDGMNAATHVSGSTGRMTPIEVLEARTGMFFERFEMRTDSGGAGRHRGGVGLRRDIRFVTPGEFLSVIKKTKSAPWALDGGARPDPNQVIVHPGTDRERRVSTKRTPVVPGDRVTLLTAGGGGHGDPRDRDPDAVREDVAEGYVSPAAAREVYGVEVDD from the coding sequence GTGAGCACGCTGGACGGAGCCACCGCCGAGGTGGTGCGCAGCTACCTGATCTCCGCCGCCGAGGAGATGCGGGCCACGTTGATCCGCACCTCGTTCAACCCGGTGATCTACGAGGTGCACGACTTCGGCATGTCGATGTACGACGGCGACCTGCGGCTGATCGCCGAGGCGACCGGGTTGACGTTTTTCCTCGGCGCCAACGACTTCTCCCTCGCCAAGGGGGTCGAGTACGTCGGCCGGGAGAACCTGCACCGTGGCGACATCGTGCTGCTGAACTACCCGTACTGGAACGCGGCGCATGCCTCGGACGCCACCCTGTTCGCCCCGGTGTTCATGCCGGACCCGGCCGACGCCGATCCGGACGCCGACGGCGACCTGGTCGGGTTCCTGTGCGTGCGGGCGCACTGGATGGACCTGGGTGCCAAGGACCCGGGTTATGTGCTCGACTCCACCGACATACACCAGGAAGGGCTGATCTTCCCCGGCACGAAGGTGGTGTCCCGGGGCGAGCCGGTGCACGAGATCCACGAGCTGATCCGCTTCAACTCGCGGATGCCGGCCGAGGTGCTCGGCGACCTGCACGCGCAGATCGCCGCGCTGCGCACCGGCGAGCGGCGGTTGCTGGAGATCCTGGCGAAGTTCGGCCGGCCCACGGTGGCCGCCGCCGTCGATGCGATCATCGCCGACGGCGAGGCCCGCAGCCGGGCCGCCCTGGCCGCCCTGCCGCAGGGCTCGTGGACCGCCACCGACTGGGTCGACGACGACGGCATCACCGAGGAACCGGTGAAGATGCAGGTCACCGTCACCATCGCCGACGGCACCTTCACCGTCGACTTCGCCGGCTCGTCACCGGCGGTGCCCGGCCCGATCAACATGCCGTACGGGGCCACCGAGGCGATCTGCAAGGTCATCCTGAAGTCGTTGACCTCACCGGACCAGCCGTCGAACGCCGGCACCATCGCGCCGCTGCGGGTCAGGGCCGAGCCGGGCAGCCTGTTCCACGCCGTCTACCCGCAGCCGACGTTCACCCTGTGGACCGGCATCGTCGCCGTCGAGCTGATCCTCAAGGCACTCGCCCAGGGCATGCCGGACCGGTTGCCGGCCTCGTCCGGCGGGGACGTGCCCGGGTTCATGATGGTCGGTATCCACCCGGACACCGGCCAGCTCTTCGCGGTCAGCAACAACGACCCGGTCGGCTGGGGCGGCACCCGGGAGCACGACGGGATGAACGCCGCCACCCACGTCTCCGGCAGCACCGGGCGGATGACCCCGATCGAGGTCCTCGAGGCCCGGACCGGGATGTTCTTCGAACGGTTCGAGATGCGCACCGACTCCGGCGGCGCCGGCCGGCACCGGGGCGGCGTGGGGCTGCGGCGCGACATCCGGTTCGTCACCCCGGGTGAGTTCCTGTCGGTGATCAAGAAGACGAAGTCGGCGCCGTGGGCGCTCGACGGTGGCGCGCGGCCCGACCCGAACCAGGTGATCGTGCACCCGGGCACCGACCGGGAACGGCGGGTCAGCACGAAACGGACACCGGTGGTGCCCGGTGACCGGGTCACCCTGCTCACCGCCGGTGGCGGCGGGCACGGCGACCCGCGCGACCGTGACCCGGACGCGGTCCGCGAAGACGTCGCCGAAGGCTACGTGTCGCCGGCCGCCGCCCGCGAGGTGTACGGGGTCGAGGTCGATGACTGA
- a CDS encoding amidohydrolase family protein, which produces MSAATHPGPVDTVLTNCTVVDARVLDGVGPVTDAAVWVRGDRIAAVGRAAEVTATARAEADVTEIDLGGAYLTPGLTNMHTHLSLSLPGAGGQSVKDLTPHELALYMADGARRTLLCGVTTVRCVAEKDHADFALRRAITSGRVTGPRIFTAGRALVCTGGHGHESTDTLECDGADGFRRGVRSQIRAGADLIKVMISGGIAGEHESIHTRQLFPDEMAAVIDTAHAWGRKVTAHAGPAPVIGEAVELGLDCVEHGYQLTEEVAARMAQRGTALVPTLLVTRCKEFFDELGVPQWMQCRSLGAGPRHLESYAMALAAGVEVLLGSDMPPFWQFEGTNASVRELEYLSESGIGPARALYAGTLGPVRWLGAEADLGTVETGKYADLVALDADPTADTSAFRGVRWVMSGGRVVRDDRAGWTAW; this is translated from the coding sequence ATGAGCGCCGCCACCCACCCCGGACCGGTCGACACCGTCCTGACCAACTGCACCGTCGTGGACGCCCGCGTCCTCGACGGCGTCGGTCCGGTCACCGACGCCGCCGTCTGGGTGCGCGGCGACCGGATCGCCGCCGTCGGACGGGCCGCCGAGGTGACCGCCACCGCCCGCGCCGAGGCCGACGTCACCGAGATCGACCTCGGCGGCGCGTATCTGACACCCGGGCTGACCAACATGCACACCCACCTGTCGCTGTCCCTGCCCGGTGCCGGCGGGCAGAGCGTCAAGGACCTGACCCCGCACGAACTGGCCCTCTACATGGCCGACGGGGCCCGGCGCACCCTGCTCTGCGGGGTGACCACGGTGCGCTGCGTGGCAGAAAAGGACCACGCCGACTTCGCGCTGCGCCGGGCGATCACCTCCGGCCGGGTCACCGGGCCACGGATCTTCACCGCCGGCCGGGCGCTGGTCTGCACCGGCGGACACGGCCACGAGAGCACCGACACCCTGGAATGCGACGGGGCCGACGGGTTCCGGCGCGGCGTACGCAGCCAGATCAGGGCCGGTGCCGACCTGATCAAGGTGATGATCTCCGGCGGGATCGCCGGCGAACACGAGTCGATCCACACCCGGCAGCTGTTCCCCGACGAGATGGCCGCCGTCATCGACACCGCGCACGCCTGGGGGCGCAAGGTCACCGCGCACGCCGGCCCGGCACCGGTCATCGGCGAGGCCGTCGAGCTGGGGCTGGACTGCGTCGAACACGGCTACCAGCTCACCGAGGAGGTGGCGGCGCGGATGGCGCAGCGGGGAACCGCGCTGGTGCCGACCCTGCTGGTCACCCGGTGCAAGGAGTTCTTCGACGAACTCGGCGTACCGCAGTGGATGCAGTGCCGTTCGCTCGGTGCCGGACCCCGGCACTTGGAGAGCTACGCGATGGCCCTGGCCGCCGGGGTGGAGGTGCTGCTCGGCAGCGACATGCCGCCGTTCTGGCAATTCGAGGGCACCAACGCCTCGGTGCGGGAGCTGGAGTACCTGTCGGAGAGCGGCATCGGCCCGGCTCGCGCCCTGTACGCGGGCACCCTCGGCCCGGTCCGCTGGCTCGGCGCCGAGGCCGACCTCGGCACCGTCGAGACCGGCAAGTACGCCGACCTGGTGGCGCTGGACGCCGACCCGACCGCCGACACGTCGGCGTTCCGGGGGGTGCGCTGGGTGATGTCCGGCGGCCGGGTGGTCCGCGACGACCGCGCCGGCTGGACCGCCTGGTGA
- a CDS encoding TIGR04076 family protein: MSDQTAGTDGGDITAGGDMEVYDLRVSVDRITGRSVCGMAVGDHFDLTDSAHLKIPEGKHFCVYALASVLPFLAAKQRDMPPGDWLERDTLFACPDPEEGLVMRVERTCKRRMNSADLT; the protein is encoded by the coding sequence ATGAGTGATCAGACTGCCGGCACCGACGGCGGCGACATCACCGCCGGCGGTGACATGGAGGTCTACGACCTGCGGGTCAGCGTGGACCGGATCACCGGCCGGTCGGTCTGCGGGATGGCCGTCGGCGACCACTTCGACCTGACCGACAGCGCCCACCTGAAGATCCCGGAAGGGAAACACTTCTGCGTGTACGCGCTCGCGTCGGTGCTGCCGTTCCTGGCCGCCAAGCAGCGCGACATGCCGCCGGGGGACTGGCTGGAACGCGACACCCTGTTCGCCTGCCCGGACCCGGAGGAGGGCCTGGTCATGCGGGTCGAACGGACCTGCAAGCGGCGAATGAACTCGGCCGACCTGACCTGA
- a CDS encoding hydantoinase B/oxoprolinase family protein, whose translation MTDTSRVDGAATEVVRSYLVAAAEEMRSALVRTAFNPVIYEVYDFGISIYDAGLRLVAESTGLSRFLGANDYSIRKGVEYVGRENLHPGDVVLLNYPYWNAAHAYDATLFAPVFLPEPAGAGGGGPAGDGPLIGFLCVRAHWMDLGAKDPGYVLDSTDMHQEGVIFPGTKVFRRGEPVPEIIELIRFNSRMPELVIGDLHAQVAALRTGERRLIELVERFGPATVTTVVDTAIAAAEASTADALAALPQGSWTAVDWLDDDGITDEPIKMQVTVTIADGTCTVDFTGSSPAVAGPVNLPYGSTIATARVAFKALTTPTEQTNAGHFTALRVVAEPGSLFHAVYPAATFTQWTGTVAMELIYRALAQGMPDRLAASSGGDVPGFMMVGTHPDTGQLYAVSNNDPVGWGASPDHDGIGPANHLCQTQARNTPVEVLEARTGMFFERLEIRTDSGGAGRHRGGPGLRRDIRFTTAGEFLSVVKKTRSAPWALDGGGQPDPIQVVVHPGSDRERRVSTKRTPVAPGDRVTLLTAGGGGHGDPRDRDPEAVRADVAEGYVSPAAARDVYGVPAPAPRRKARDDQPR comes from the coding sequence ATGACTGATACTTCCAGGGTGGACGGTGCGGCGACCGAGGTGGTGCGGAGCTACCTGGTGGCCGCCGCCGAGGAGATGCGCTCCGCGCTGGTACGCACCGCGTTCAACCCGGTCATCTACGAGGTGTACGACTTCGGCATCTCCATCTACGACGCCGGGCTGCGGCTGGTCGCCGAGTCGACCGGGCTGAGTCGGTTCCTCGGCGCCAACGACTACTCGATCCGCAAGGGCGTCGAGTACGTCGGCCGGGAGAACCTGCACCCCGGCGACGTCGTGCTGCTCAACTACCCGTACTGGAACGCGGCGCACGCCTACGACGCCACCCTGTTCGCCCCGGTCTTCCTGCCGGAGCCGGCCGGTGCCGGCGGTGGCGGGCCGGCCGGGGACGGCCCGCTGATCGGGTTCCTGTGCGTGCGGGCGCACTGGATGGACCTCGGTGCCAAGGACCCGGGCTACGTGCTCGACTCCACCGACATGCATCAGGAAGGCGTCATCTTCCCCGGCACCAAGGTGTTCCGCCGGGGCGAGCCGGTGCCCGAGATCATCGAGCTGATCCGCTTCAACTCGCGGATGCCCGAACTGGTCATCGGCGACCTGCACGCCCAGGTCGCGGCGCTGCGCACCGGTGAGCGCCGGCTGATCGAGCTGGTCGAACGGTTCGGCCCGGCCACCGTCACCACGGTCGTCGACACCGCGATCGCCGCCGCCGAAGCGTCCACCGCCGACGCGCTCGCCGCGTTGCCGCAGGGTTCCTGGACCGCCGTGGACTGGCTCGACGACGACGGCATCACCGACGAGCCGATCAAGATGCAGGTCACCGTCACCATCGCCGACGGCACCTGCACCGTCGATTTCACCGGGTCGTCACCGGCCGTCGCCGGACCGGTGAACCTGCCGTACGGGTCGACCATCGCCACCGCCCGGGTCGCGTTCAAGGCGCTCACCACACCGACCGAGCAGACCAACGCCGGGCACTTCACCGCGCTGCGGGTGGTCGCCGAACCGGGCAGCCTGTTCCACGCCGTCTACCCGGCCGCCACGTTCACCCAGTGGACCGGCACGGTGGCGATGGAGCTGATCTACCGGGCGCTGGCCCAGGGCATGCCGGACCGGCTGGCCGCGTCGTCCGGTGGCGACGTGCCCGGGTTCATGATGGTCGGCACCCACCCGGACACCGGGCAGCTGTACGCGGTCAGCAACAACGACCCGGTCGGCTGGGGTGCCTCGCCCGACCACGACGGCATCGGCCCGGCCAACCACCTGTGCCAGACCCAGGCCCGCAACACCCCGGTCGAGGTGCTCGAAGCCCGGACCGGGATGTTCTTCGAACGGCTGGAGATCCGCACCGACTCCGGCGGCGCCGGCCGGCACCGGGGCGGACCCGGGCTGCGCCGCGACATCCGGTTCACCACCGCCGGCGAGTTCCTGTCCGTGGTGAAGAAGACCAGGTCGGCGCCGTGGGCGCTGGACGGTGGTGGGCAGCCGGACCCGATCCAGGTGGTCGTCCACCCCGGCAGCGACCGGGAACGACGGGTCAGCACGAAACGCACGCCGGTCGCCCCCGGTGACCGGGTCACCCTGCTCACCGCCGGTGGCGGCGGGCACGGCGACCCGCGCGACCGCGACCCCGAGGCGGTTCGCGCCGACGTCGCCGAAGGCTACGTGTCACCGGCGGCCGCCCGCGACGTCTACGGCGTCCCCGCACCCGCACCCCGCAGAAAGGCCCGCGATGACCAACCCCGCTGA